From a single Streptomyces sp. NBC_01264 genomic region:
- a CDS encoding aminotransferase class IV: protein MRIWLDGALRDADEAKVSVFDHGLTVGDGVFETLKAERGTTFALTRHLERLTRSARGLGLPDPDLDEVRRACAAVLEADPLPLGRLRVTYTGGVSPLGSDRGDAGPTLIVALAGATRRPDTTAVVTVPWVRNERSAVVGLKTTSYAENVVALAAAHRAGASEALFANTVGRLCEGTGSNVFVVLDGQLHTPPVASGCLAGITRALVAEWCGAKETDLPFEALEQAEEVFLTSSLRDVQAVVRIDGRELGSAPGPVTAEAMRIFDARSAEDADPRS from the coding sequence GTGAGAATCTGGCTCGACGGAGCACTGCGGGACGCCGACGAAGCGAAGGTGTCCGTGTTCGACCACGGCCTCACCGTCGGCGACGGGGTCTTCGAGACGCTCAAGGCGGAGCGCGGGACGACCTTCGCGCTCACCCGGCACCTGGAGCGGCTGACCCGATCCGCCCGGGGGCTCGGCCTGCCCGACCCGGACCTGGACGAGGTGCGCCGCGCCTGCGCCGCCGTACTGGAGGCCGACCCGCTGCCGCTCGGCCGGCTGCGCGTCACCTACACCGGGGGCGTCTCCCCGCTGGGCTCCGACCGCGGCGACGCCGGCCCGACGCTGATCGTCGCGCTGGCGGGGGCCACCCGGCGCCCCGACACCACCGCCGTGGTCACCGTGCCGTGGGTGCGCAACGAACGCTCCGCCGTGGTGGGCCTGAAGACCACCTCGTACGCCGAGAACGTGGTCGCGCTCGCCGCCGCCCACCGGGCCGGTGCCTCCGAGGCCCTCTTCGCCAACACCGTCGGCCGGCTCTGCGAGGGCACCGGCTCCAACGTGTTCGTGGTCCTCGACGGACAGCTGCACACCCCGCCCGTGGCCTCCGGCTGCCTCGCGGGCATCACCCGCGCCCTCGTCGCCGAATGGTGCGGGGCCAAGGAGACCGATCTGCCCTTCGAGGCGCTCGAGCAGGCGGAGGAGGTCTTCCTGACCTCCTCCCTGCGGGACGTCCAGGCCGTCGTACGGATCGACGGGCGCGAGCTGGGCTCCGCCCCCGGCCCCGTCACGGCCGAGGCCATGCGGATCTTCGACGCCCGCTCCGCCGAGGACGCCGACCCCCGCTCCTGA